One Papaver somniferum cultivar HN1 chromosome 10, ASM357369v1, whole genome shotgun sequence genomic window carries:
- the LOC113315686 gene encoding uncharacterized protein LOC113315686 has protein sequence MDAKLKSLFAEYSNILHDKQVTTVSSGPSTSIGTSETSAGPMHSGSSTEVSSTSSGSTFWASRNRKKRDPLATSSEELKRYYAEPEPALADIENFDVLDWWKSNENRYPVLSCVARDVLAVQASTVASESAFSLGKRILGDYRSSLTPDI, from the exons ATGGATGCTAAGTTGAAGAGTCTGTTTGCGGAGTACTCAAATATTTTGCATGATAAACAGGTAACTACAGTTTCCAGTGGTCCGTCGACTTCAATAGGTACTTCAGAGACTTCTGCTGGTCCAATGCATTCAGGCTCTTCAACCGAGGTCTCCTCCACTTCATCTGGAAGCACTTTCTGGGCATCTCGCAATCGGAAAAAAAGAGACCCTCTTGCTACATCATCAGAAGAACTAAAGAGGTATTATGCTGAGCCTGAACCTGCTTTGGCTGATATCGAGAACTTTGATGTGTTAGATTGGTGGAAAAGCAATGAAAACAGGTACCCAGTACTTTCTTGTGTCGCTCGTGATGTTCTAGCAGTCCAAGCATCTACAGTTGCCTCCGAGTCTGCCTTCTCTCTCGGGAAACGTATACTAGGTGATTACCGAAGTAGTTTAACTCCGGATAT ATGA
- the LOC113315685 gene encoding uncharacterized protein LOC113315685, translated as MGNMEIMMERMDAVIIPSYDEELEQVNILFPNQRPRYDPYSNAYNPGWKDHPNFSYVNKQVTSPNPYVQQGGFQQPRYQPQQQFQPQQVKEHDFSSDDKFNALMQGMQGLTSMLQKNQQKTDSAIKALEIKVGGKQVEQPNQQDEVHEELVEDKEETTPKETSKKPVPTFTIPPPFPSRFAKSKKELEYKDILDVLKKVQVNIPLIEATRQIPRYAKFLKELCMKKKRLKGNEVMSVGENASAFILKKLPPKLKDPGSFTIPCTIGKTRFTRALLDLGASVNVMPSSIYDSLNLGPLKETGVVLELSNRSNVYPKGIVENVLVKVNDLLFPADFYVFDMNDENSPKSTSLLLGILTMDPSQVGENPSQAASELITNSDVNGTPAPTNATIRKPKRKLTSEVWGGFY; from the exons ATGGGTAACatggagataatgatggaaaGGATGGATGCGGTTATCATACCTTCATACGATGAAGAGTTGGAACAAGtaaatattttgtttccaaatcaaaggccaaggtacgatccatatTCAAATGcttacaatcccggttggaaggatcatcctaactttagttatgTCAATAAGCAAGTGACgtctcctaatccatatgtgcaacaaggtggtttccaacaacCACGCtaccaacctcaacaacaattccaaccacaacaagtcaaggagcaTGATTTTTCGAGTGATGACAAGTTCAATGCGTTAATGCAAGGAATGCAAGGtcttacttctatgttacaaAAAAACCAACAAAAGACCGATTCGGCAATCAAGGCTTTGGAAATTAAAGTGGG TGGAAAACAAGTAGAGCAACCAAATCAACAAGATGAGGTGCATGAAGAGTTAGTCGAAGACAAAGAGGAAACCACACCAAAGGAGACTTCCAAGAAACCGGTTCCTACTTTCACCATTCCACCCCCATTTCCTAGCCGATTTGCTAAGTCGAAGAAAGAGTTGGAATACAAGGATATTTTGGACGTCCTTAAGAAAGTACAAGTcaatattccactcattgaagCTACTCGACAAATTCCTCGCTATGCAAAGTTCTTAAAGGAGTTGTGCATGAAGAAGAAAAGGTTGAAAGGGAATGAAGTcatgagtgtgggggagaatgcttcggcttTCATTCtcaagaaactcccacctaaattaaAGGACCCCGGTAGTTTCACTATAccttgcacaattggtaaaaCAAGGTTTACTCGAGCTTTGCTAGATTTGGGAGCATCGGTTAATGTTATGCCTTCTTcgatttatgattctttgaatcttggtcctcttaaggaGACCGGGGTAGTTCTTGAACTTTCTAACCgatctaatgtttacccgaaagggattgttgagaatgttttggtgaAGGTTAATGATCTTTTATTCCCGGCCGATTTCTATGTATTCGACATGAATGATGAGAACTCTCCAAAGTCTACATCTTTGCTATTGG GAATTCTGACAATGGATCCTAGTCAAGTAGGCGAAAATCCTTCACAAGCAGCATCTGAGCTTATTACCAATTCTGATGTTAATGGAACTCCAGCTCCAACAAATGCAACTATCCGAAAGCCAAAAAGAAAGTTAACATCTGAGGTATGGGGTGGTTTTTATTAG